The Echinicola rosea genome has a segment encoding these proteins:
- a CDS encoding SDR family oxidoreductase, whose protein sequence is MNISLESQRILVTGASRGIGHAIAKQLSASGAEVLIHYHKNQAAAKALQQQLPHTSHIVPCDLGDLKQVKGWIPRLVDKYGKIDAVINNAGIAVSVSDEAPTDQWTATWLRTMTVNVNALAVITKEFVQHSRLNKNGRVVNISSRAAFRGDTPEYLAYASSKSALVGFTRSVARYYGKEGIRAFIIAPGFVRTDMAQDFMDQYGEDFALNDIALDRLTEPKDIAPMVCLLVSGLADHATGSTIDMNAGSYVH, encoded by the coding sequence ATGAATATTTCTCTCGAAAGCCAACGCATTCTCGTCACTGGAGCTTCCCGCGGAATAGGCCATGCTATTGCGAAACAACTTTCTGCCTCGGGTGCAGAGGTGTTGATCCATTACCATAAAAACCAAGCCGCGGCCAAGGCGTTGCAGCAGCAATTACCCCATACCAGCCATATCGTCCCGTGCGATCTGGGTGATTTGAAGCAGGTGAAGGGCTGGATTCCACGGTTGGTGGATAAGTATGGCAAAATCGATGCAGTAATCAATAATGCTGGCATTGCAGTTTCTGTATCGGATGAAGCACCTACAGATCAGTGGACAGCCACTTGGCTCCGCACGATGACCGTCAATGTCAACGCCTTGGCAGTCATTACCAAGGAATTTGTCCAGCACTCCCGCCTCAATAAAAATGGAAGGGTTGTCAATATCAGTTCCCGAGCAGCCTTTCGCGGGGATACACCTGAATACCTGGCCTATGCTTCCTCCAAATCCGCTTTGGTGGGCTTTACCAGATCAGTGGCCAGGTATTATGGAAAAGAAGGGATCCGCGCTTTTATCATTGCCCCGGGTTTTGTCCGAACGGACATGGCGCAGGATTTTATGGACCAGTACGGCGAGGACTTCGCCCTCAATGACATTGCTCTGGACCGACTTACTGAGCCAAAAGATATTGCACCGATGGTATGTTTGCTGGTTTCTGGCCTTGCAGATCATGCTACTGGTAGCACCATCGATATGAATGCCGGTTCGTATGTACATTAG
- a CDS encoding hydrogen peroxide-inducible genes activator has protein sequence MTIQQLEYVLAVDKHRHFGHAAEACFVTQPTLSAQIHKLERELDVVIFDRSKMPVIPTEIGQQLIEQAKRVVSESKGIYEMISQLKGNISGVIKLGIIPTLAPHLLHLFIRNFLEKYPNVQLQVEELITEEIIKRLRNDELDLGIVVTPLQEQGILEKPMFYEKFYAYLSKDHRLLEKEAIEVKDLMADDFWVLQQGHCFRDQVLSICDQTKFQRMNFHYESGSLEGLKNMVNRYKGVTLLPELATFDLAEEEKSRIRPFAGEQPTREVSIVLTRSFLKKRLVELLYNEVTQAIPKEMTSSAHGKVVKFK, from the coding sequence ATGACTATTCAGCAATTAGAATATGTATTGGCTGTAGATAAGCACCGTCATTTTGGACATGCAGCCGAAGCTTGCTTTGTAACCCAGCCAACCCTAAGTGCCCAGATACACAAGTTGGAGAGGGAGTTGGATGTGGTGATCTTTGACCGCTCGAAAATGCCGGTAATTCCTACAGAAATCGGTCAACAGCTGATAGAGCAAGCCAAAAGGGTGGTATCTGAAAGCAAGGGGATTTATGAGATGATATCCCAACTCAAGGGAAATATCAGTGGCGTAATCAAGCTGGGAATCATACCGACCTTGGCCCCACACCTATTACACCTTTTTATCCGGAATTTTTTGGAGAAATATCCTAATGTGCAGTTACAGGTGGAAGAATTGATCACGGAGGAAATTATCAAGCGCCTCCGAAATGATGAGTTGGATTTGGGGATTGTGGTCACTCCATTGCAAGAGCAGGGCATATTGGAAAAGCCAATGTTTTACGAGAAATTTTACGCCTATCTCTCCAAGGACCATCGCTTGCTGGAAAAAGAGGCCATTGAAGTAAAAGACCTTATGGCGGATGATTTTTGGGTATTGCAGCAAGGACATTGTTTTCGAGATCAAGTCCTGAGCATCTGCGACCAAACCAAATTCCAAAGAATGAATTTTCATTATGAAAGTGGTTCACTGGAAGGCCTCAAAAACATGGTGAACCGTTACAAGGGAGTTACGCTATTGCCAGAATTGGCCACGTTTGATTTGGCTGAAGAGGAGAAATCTAGGATCAGGCCGTTTGCCGGAGAACAGCCTACGCGGGAAGTGAGCATTGTGCTGACAAGGAGTTTCTTGAAAAAACGCTTGGTAGAGTTACTCTATAATGAAGTGACTCAAGCCATTCCTAAAGAGATGACCTCAAGCGCTCATGGAAAAGTCGTGAAGTTTAAGTAA
- a CDS encoding pyridoxal phosphate-dependent decarboxylase family protein, with protein sequence MNNHDFRKHAHQLVDWMADYLEQKENYPVTPDIQPGEIYDKFPDKAPEDPATFDEIFTDFEEGIIPGMTNWQHPMFFGYFPANTSAPSILAEMLMSTLGAQCMSWLTSPAATELEERVVNWLRDAKGLDSTWKGVIQDTASTATLCAILAARERASQFSVNEKGFSGQEKFRVYSSQQAHSSVDKAMRIAGLGHQNLVKIPVDNHFAMIPEALEGAIEADIQNGFSPLCVVSALGTTSSTAIDPIGEIGKVAARFGMWHHIDAAYAGTALLLPEFRWMIEGHELADSYVFNPHKWMFTNFDCSVLFVKNADDLVHTFSMTTEYLKTDQDEHVHNYRDWGIQLGRRFRALKLWWVIRAYGLAGIREKLRGHLELTKLAKKWAENEENVIVETPNILNVFCFRFVEKSLSTSQQNDFNKTWMDRVNASGKVFFTSTILNGNFVMRWVIGQTDVKRKHIQIACDCLKTELEIVKKAYIV encoded by the coding sequence ATGAATAACCACGACTTTAGAAAACATGCCCATCAGTTGGTGGATTGGATGGCTGATTACTTGGAGCAAAAAGAGAACTATCCTGTAACTCCTGATATCCAACCGGGAGAGATTTATGATAAATTTCCCGATAAGGCACCCGAAGATCCCGCAACGTTTGATGAGATTTTTACTGATTTTGAAGAAGGGATCATTCCTGGTATGACCAACTGGCAACATCCGATGTTCTTTGGGTACTTTCCGGCAAATACTTCCGCGCCATCTATCTTGGCTGAGATGCTCATGTCCACATTGGGTGCCCAATGTATGTCTTGGCTAACGTCTCCAGCTGCTACCGAACTGGAGGAAAGAGTGGTCAATTGGCTGCGAGATGCCAAAGGACTGGACTCCACGTGGAAAGGTGTCATCCAGGATACGGCTTCTACGGCTACGCTATGCGCTATTTTGGCCGCTAGGGAACGAGCAAGTCAATTTTCTGTCAATGAAAAGGGCTTCAGTGGTCAGGAGAAATTCAGGGTGTATAGCTCTCAGCAGGCCCATTCGTCGGTGGATAAGGCCATGCGAATAGCGGGACTGGGGCATCAAAATCTGGTAAAAATTCCTGTGGATAACCATTTTGCAATGATCCCGGAGGCTTTGGAAGGCGCTATAGAAGCGGATATACAAAATGGATTTTCGCCATTGTGCGTCGTTTCGGCTTTGGGAACGACCAGTTCGACGGCCATTGACCCTATTGGAGAGATCGGAAAAGTGGCTGCTCGATTTGGAATGTGGCATCATATCGACGCAGCCTATGCCGGCACTGCTCTCCTACTTCCGGAATTTCGCTGGATGATTGAAGGTCACGAGTTGGCCGACAGCTATGTTTTCAATCCGCACAAATGGATGTTTACGAATTTTGATTGTTCGGTGCTTTTTGTAAAGAATGCTGATGATCTTGTCCACACATTTTCCATGACCACTGAATACCTCAAAACGGATCAAGATGAGCATGTGCATAACTACCGCGATTGGGGAATCCAATTGGGCCGGAGATTTCGGGCATTGAAGCTTTGGTGGGTAATCAGGGCCTACGGTTTGGCAGGAATCCGAGAAAAGCTCAGAGGGCACCTAGAACTTACGAAATTGGCAAAAAAATGGGCCGAAAATGAAGAAAATGTAATAGTAGAAACACCTAATATTTTGAATGTCTTTTGTTTCCGATTTGTGGAAAAGTCACTATCCACATCCCAGCAAAATGACTTTAACAAGACTTGGATGGATCGGGTAAATGCCAGTGGAAAAGTCTTTTTCACTTCGACTATATTGAATGGAAATTTTGTGATGCGATGGGTTATCGGCCAAACGGACGTAAAAAGAAAGCATATCCAAATCGCTTGCGATTGCTTAAAGACCGAACTGGAAATTGTGAAGAAAGCGTATATTGTTTAA
- a CDS encoding VOC family protein — protein sequence MKLGAFSISLTVKDLQASKSFYEKLGFAVFGGSEDHHYLIMKNGNALIGLFQGMFDKNIITFNPGWDENAQKLDEFDDVREIQRKLKENGLQLDQEANPSTKGPASIVLTDPDGNPILIDQHV from the coding sequence ATGAAACTCGGTGCTTTTTCCATTAGTCTTACCGTCAAGGACCTACAGGCTTCCAAATCCTTTTACGAAAAATTAGGGTTTGCTGTATTTGGCGGCAGTGAAGACCACCATTACCTGATCATGAAAAATGGCAATGCGTTGATTGGCCTCTTTCAGGGGATGTTTGATAAAAATATCATTACCTTCAATCCTGGCTGGGATGAAAATGCCCAAAAGCTGGATGAGTTTGATGATGTCCGCGAAATTCAACGAAAACTTAAAGAAAATGGCCTGCAGCTAGACCAGGAAGCCAACCCATCTACAAAAGGGCCAGCCAGCATCGTCCTAACCGATCCTGACGGAAATCCCATTTTGATTGACCAACATGTGTGA